A single region of the Pseudomonas solani genome encodes:
- the glmM gene encoding phosphoglucosamine mutase → MSRKYFGTDGIRGHVGQFPITPDFMLKLGWAAGMAFRKQGKCRILVGKDTRISGYMFESALEAGLSAAGADVMLLGPMPTPAIAYLTRTFLAEAGIVISASHNPHNDNGIKFFSGQGVKLSDEVELMIEELLDQPMVVVESANLGKVSRINDAAGRYIEFCKSTVPMSTDLAGLKIVVDCAHGATYKVAPSVFRELGGNVSVLAAQPNGLNINDKCGSTHMESLQAEVVAQHADIGIAFDGDGDRVLMVDHTGAVVDGDELLFIIARDLHERGKLQGGGVVGTLMSNLGLELALGELGVPFTRAKVGDRYVIADMQERGWSLGGENSGHILCSHFTTTGDALIAALQVLLALQRRGQSLAEARQGMRKCPQVLLNVRFAGGDIDPVEHPAVKDACARVTEKMAGRGRVLLRKSGTEPLVRVMVEGDDENQVRGYAEELVKVVTEVCA, encoded by the coding sequence ATGAGCAGAAAGTATTTCGGCACCGATGGTATTCGTGGCCACGTTGGTCAGTTCCCCATCACCCCTGATTTCATGCTCAAGCTTGGCTGGGCGGCGGGCATGGCGTTCCGCAAGCAAGGCAAGTGCCGCATCCTGGTGGGCAAGGACACCCGTATTTCCGGGTACATGTTCGAATCGGCCCTGGAGGCTGGTCTTTCCGCTGCTGGTGCAGACGTGATGCTGCTGGGGCCGATGCCGACTCCGGCTATCGCCTACCTGACCCGCACCTTCCTGGCTGAGGCGGGAATTGTTATCAGTGCCTCGCACAACCCGCATAACGACAACGGCATCAAGTTCTTCTCCGGGCAGGGTGTGAAGCTCTCCGACGAAGTCGAGCTGATGATCGAAGAGCTGCTCGACCAACCCATGGTGGTGGTCGAGTCGGCCAATCTCGGCAAGGTTTCGCGTATCAACGATGCTGCCGGCCGCTACATCGAGTTCTGCAAGAGTACGGTGCCCATGAGCACCGACCTGGCCGGCCTCAAGATCGTTGTGGACTGCGCGCATGGCGCTACCTACAAGGTCGCTCCCAGCGTCTTCCGCGAGCTCGGCGGCAACGTCTCGGTACTGGCTGCCCAGCCGAACGGTCTGAACATCAACGATAAATGTGGCTCGACGCACATGGAGTCGCTGCAGGCCGAAGTGGTGGCCCAGCATGCCGATATCGGCATTGCCTTCGATGGCGACGGCGACCGCGTGCTGATGGTCGACCATACCGGTGCCGTGGTGGATGGCGACGAGCTGCTGTTCATCATCGCGCGTGACCTGCATGAGCGAGGCAAGCTCCAGGGGGGCGGGGTGGTCGGAACCCTGATGAGCAACCTCGGGCTCGAGCTGGCCCTGGGTGAGCTGGGTGTGCCCTTCACGCGGGCCAAGGTCGGCGATCGCTATGTCATCGCGGACATGCAGGAGCGCGGCTGGAGTCTGGGCGGCGAGAATTCGGGGCATATCCTCTGCAGTCATTTCACCACGACGGGGGACGCCCTGATTGCCGCGCTTCAGGTGCTGCTGGCGCTTCAGCGTCGTGGTCAGTCGCTGGCGGAGGCTCGTCAGGGGATGCGCAAATGCCCGCAGGTGCTGCTGAACGTGCGCTTCGCTGGTGGTGATATCGATCCGGTCGAGCACCCGGCGGTGAAAGATGCCTGCGCTCGTGTCACCGAGAAGATGGCGGGGCGTGGGCGTGTGCTGCTGCGCAAGTCCGGCACCGAGCCGCTGGTCCGCGTGATGGTCGAGGGTGATGATGAAAACCAGGTCCGTGGCTACGCGGAAGAGCTGGTTAAAGTCGTAACCGAGGTATGTGCTTGA